TCGAGAGGCACGCTAGCTAAGCCTCTAGCCTGACAGCAGCTCCAAGACAGGTGTCAACTAGTACTTGAAGCACACATTCCTTCCCATCCGTCCCCAGCCCCCCACTCCTTACCAAACCCCACCTGCTGCCGTAGGGTGGTGACTTTTGAGTCACAAGGTTGCTCTGATGTAAGCTCAggtacagaaaaacacaacacaaGTATGTTTGCTGCTTCAGATTCCAAGTAGACATCTCGAAAGCCGAGGGGAGCTTGTTTAAACCTGTGGTAGCCGCAGACTCCTTGTGGCTCGGACACGAGTCTCCTGAACTTGAATCCACACGGGTGAAATAAAGTGAGCAGGCTCACCCTCACAATACGCAGCGCTAGGCACGCCTGAACTGTGTTTGTGTAGTCATAGGGAGGAAGAGGTGAGGGCAGCGGTGTAGACAGATTCTGCTCTCTTCCCCTTCACCCCCCAGAGCCCCAAAAGAATGGAATGACTCACACGGCAGGGAGCAAAGGCGCCAGAACATTCTGTCAAATGACCTGCACTACAAAGAAAGCAAGTCCCCAAGCACATTTTTAGTCTGAAGAAAACGTATGGCTATAAGGGCAAGAATACCTCAATGCTTTAGAGctcaattaaaaatgaacacTTCCGTCTTTCGGCTCTTTCTCGTTTCAGGTGTGGTACCTCAAGGCTCTGGCTATGCAGAGGCTTAAGTCTTCCCAAGAACAGAGACGACTCTGGAGCCACAGCATCAGGTCCATCTTGTCAAGTATCACAAGCACTGCATGTCTTTGCGTGAcagctttttaaaagtttcattggCTTTTAACCAAAGGCCTGACGGAATGGCCAAGTCAGTTTCTAGTTTTAAAGAGTATGACCCAGTATCAGTTTGCAACTAAACAAAACATTATACAAGGATCGTGCAGGTATCAATTCCCCATTTGATAATTACATAAGATATTATACAGGGCTGTAAAGATGTCTTAGCCactaagagtactggctgctctttgagagaaccagagttcagttcccagcacccacatgggaggtCACAGCTGTGTGTAGCCATGGCCCCACACCATCTTTGGGCTTCTGTGAACctggtactgcatgcatgtcatgcacaaacaggcaaaacacccagacatataagttgggaaaaaaaaaattcaacttgcTTGTTGTGCTGGTGGGGGAGTGGGTAGGCAAGTAGATTCCTGGATATTTCAGCAGTGTGCCATTAGCATGGTAGGGAAATACATCTCTTTGGCCAGGAAAAACTATGAAAAGTATATCCCAGAAGTTTAagggaaaacacagaaacaggTAAGGAAATGAGGTTGTAACTGATATAAGTACCCATGGCTTCCTGTGCCAGCCATGCTCAGCGCAGTCTGGAGCCTGCCTGTCGTTCTCACAACTCTGAAAGCCATGTGTCTCTCTATGCCCCCTCTTGTCACTCTGGTGCCAGTTTTGGGCCCTGGCCTGTAGCTTTTAGTGTTTCTGCGAATTTTgcttctctgaaatgttccccaCACAACAGCCactgtcatctttcctaaaacAAATCACATCGTGTTCCTCTCCCACTTAGGATCTTTTGAGTTGCACCCACTTCCCTTTTCCATTGCTCAGCCTACTCGCCTGTGGCCTTCAGCTTCTggaccatgcccagcttcttccTGGCCTCACAGACTTGCCTCCTTCTGCTAGCATACCTTCTAAATGGCTACCTACCTCCAACTCTGAACGTAATTTCCAGAGGTAAGATGCCCTTCAGTCGCCTGCTGGATACCTTTTTAACACTGCTGAATCATACCGCTGTAAGCGCCCTTCTTCCCATATCCAACATGAGGCTGCTGCTCGACAAGTATCTGTTATTGAATGAGTTCCCAAATGAGAGTGACACCTGACACAGGGCCACCAGCTCTGATACAGCAGCCCAGCAGACGGCAGTGTGCAGGGCTCTCTGTGATGCCTGGCAGTGGGGATTAAGGCCTCAAACAAGCATGAAGTGAAGGCCACAAAGGGCCCAGAGTAACCCAGACTTAGTCCCGAAGCTCAAGAAGTCTGTACAGTGAATCTACAGACTGTACAGCCCTGGCCCTACTCACGGTCCTGTTtccacagacacaccagaatcaAGTTTTACTTCATTGTTGCAGGTAAGACCAAAAGGCTTGATTTTACCACACATTTTGATTttaggtgggtttttttgttttgttttgtttttgtttttgagacagggattcatgTGGGTAACCCCAAATGCCATATGTAACCAAAGACGACCTtgattctccagcctctgctttccaagtgctgggcttatgggcatgtactaccatgcccagtttatgtggtaCTAGGAATCGGATccagggttttgtgcatgccaggcaagcacttttaacaactgagccaaGTCTTCAGCCCCCATACATTTTTATAATACCCAAGTCAAGTTGCCCAGATTGTCATTTAGAAATCTACAGTAAGTTTCAACATGTATTCACCTCAAACACTGTTCTgtcatgctttaaaaatattatcagttGCTTGAGACATCTTATAAGAGTTTAGACAAGACACATTATTAACGGTGTCATAAATAAGTAATATaactttattaaaatgaaaagacaatattcaaaataatgcaacaaaatgaataaatcctttgTCCAATACTGTACACACAGTGCGGAGATCAGTGCATTTTTCTAAAGCATGTTTTAACCTTCATTTAGTTCATACTAAAATAAAGTAAGCTTTAAATAGCTCAAATAATGTCATTCAGCAGTTTAAACTGAACAGCTCGTTGGGACGTGGCAGCAGTGTCCCTGTTAGCAAGCACCTTCTCTGTGTGCTTATCTATACAAGATAAACAATCAGAGGATGTAAAAACTGGACACAAGCTACGTGTCTCACTGAATCTCAGGGCAGTGAAGCAGCCAGCCATGAGTTTTCAAAGTAGGATGCTGAAGTGACCTCTGGCATTAAGACGTTCTGTGCTATTGGTCAGAAGTGTTTCacttaaaaagcaaacaatcCCCAGGAAATACTGAATAGGAACCAGCAACACAAGGCCAGCTTGTGTTGTACTTTATtaagtctaaaaaacaaaaaacaacgtACCATACATCCCCACACAGTAACTCTCAGTCATATGGCTAATTGCTGCACTAGTCTATAAAACTTGTGTCCCAGACACTGATGGCCAACGCAGCTCCACTGCACTCTTGATAGCCTCTTGCTACCACAGGCTGTCTCAGTGGATGGGAAAAGCAGGGATAGTGTGGAAAAGTTATTCACCAATTATAACGATTTCCAAGACATGAGACACACAGGTGATAGCAGGGTCCAGAAactgctgtcctctcctcaacAAGACAAAACCCCAGAGCGGCAAGTATTAGGCCATAGAATGATTTCAACAAGACGTTACAGGCCTGGTGAAGAACACGCCCTGTCGTGTATGGAGAAGACTgctggtgggggaagggggaagaaaacaaACTATATATAGCAGGCCTGAATGCCAGGAATCTTTAAACTTAACAAATTTATAACCTGATCTAACAATACTGCTTTCTCCCATTTGCTCAATTTTCACACTATCAGGAGCTGCTCCTCCAGCTTGTTTGAATTGTTCTGAATATAGATTATTCTAAGAGTGACTAATTGGTTATCCTGCAGCTATGGTCTATGGTTACACCGCACGTTTATACATAGGTATATAATGTAATCAAATGTAAAAGTCCCCCATTCTTCCCTCCCCTAGCACATCTTTAAATCATAGACTTTTTCTCCTATGCTGATAGATCAGGGACTCCCAGCATTAACAGCACCTCATAACTGCTCTAAGCCTTTCTCATTAAGGCGGAGTCCACCAACTTCATTTGCAACTTGACATTGTTCTATGAACCTCAGCTTGGAAGCCATCCGTTCCATGTAACTTCTGTTGAACCACGACCCCCATAGTTATGGAGAGACCACATAGGATAAGTGTTTGCGCTTCCCGTGGCTACCCACATCCATCTTTACTCTGGAGGCCAGCTTTTCTGTGGCAGAGGCCATACCACAGGCAGCAGGTAATGGCTGAATTTGGgtgtttgggtttgtttcttcTGCTTCCCTAAAATACTTTTCATATTTGTCCAGGTACGGTGGCCTCTCAGGTAGTAGGTAATAATGCGTGGAACTAACCTTCTTCCCATTTTCGATAATGGGCAGGATGCAAGGAAGCTTGGTGCCAGATCCTTCGCTGCTCTGTCTCTGCAGGGCTTTGCTGCTGACGTACTTGGGGTCAGGAGCAAAGCTCTGTGTTGGGGGCATGACCCCATTGAGGTAAGACGGAAGGCTTTTAGGACTTGGGGTACGGGAGTTACTCCGAGACAACGGTTCTCTCGGGGGGACTTTGGGAGGCCTGTCCTCATCACTGTAGGTGTTGGAGGTCACTTCCGCTGACCACCGTCTGTAGTCTGGCTTTGCTGGCCGAGGAGGTATAGGAACCCTGGGAGGGATCTCAGGTTTGTCTTCATCTGAGCTAGGAGAAGCTCTGTGTGTGCAGCTAGATATCCGGATAGCTGGCTTGTTAAATGACCCAGCTGGTCCTGAGTGAGACCTCCTTAATCTGCGATGGCTTTGAGGTGGGGGAGGGTTTGGATCTGGAACAACTCTGCTCTGGTCAGATGCACAGCTAAGATCTGCCACAGAAACAGTTGGGCTGTCAAAATATGCATAGTTGATCTGTCCGCACCCACGGAAGCTTCGCCTGCCAGGAACATCATATTTGAAATCGGAAGGTCCACAGTCTTCTAAAAGAAAGTCTGTATCTGAACTGGTTAGAAATTCTACCTCACAGTCGGCCTCATCCACAGATAGGTCTTCAGAGATGGGCAACGGTGGGAGTGGCCGAGAGCCCCGATCGCACAGAGCTGCACAGGGGAAAGGGGCAGGGCAACCTTTAATGGGTGTAAGTGGAGGTGTGGAAGTGCAGACCCCATTCACTGAGAGTTTCTTAAAACCACACATAACTTGATCCTCTTCACGCTGTCCCGAGCTTTCACTTGGTGAGATAACAAGAGGGGGCAAGCTTGACTTTGGAGATGGACCACATTCTGCAAAGAAGTGGCTGCTCCCTGGAGCAGCCCGAGAAGCATATCCTGAAACAACAAGCGACGCTCATCAAGGACTGCTCTCCTCTGTCCTTCACCCTGTGAGCGCCCAAGTCAGGGAAACACCTGAGTGGTGTAACCCCGAGGACACCCATGCAACCACCACAGGTATAATTAGAGCCAGAGGAGGGGAACACACGTGATCTGGTTCAAAGAACAAGTTATCTCTGCCATCTCCCTTGGACATGTGCTTGGCACACACCCACACGTCCCAGGCAAGTCCTGTGACGTGTACAGAATTCACAGGAGATGAGCAGTGTGTAATTTACACGAGTGCCATGCTATAGCAAGCTTACGACATGCAACAATACAAGGCATGCCGGTGTGAGTAAGATGAGGTGAGGTGAGGGCCTTCCTGCCGGCATATCATAATTGAGCGAATGGACTCACTTGCAATGTGTCACCTGATAAAAAGCTCTTGACATAAATCCAAGGGACATAATGTTCAAATTCAAATAACTGTACAGTTTTCTAAGTCTGATTACCATGTGACTACTTGCACCTATTGCTTTCAACTGTGCATTCAGTACTAGTAATACACAAGACAGATACTGCCCAAAGTTGTTAAGTCTGCATCATACCTGAGAGTAAATTAATTCTTGATGTGGAGAAATCATAGTTCCACAGTTCTGTTTATGAATCAATGGCTCAGGTAGTAAAGGGTAAGAACCAGTTATCTTCAGAATCTGCTGCCACTAGGTGTCAGACTACTGTTGGAAACTGCTTAGGTTTCCTGCTTTAAGACATACTGCTGGAGGGCAGGGCAGAGGCAATCAGACTGCCAATTTCTTCACAGGCTATTTATCCCAAAGGCTTTATACATACCAATAGTTGTTAGGTGCTCCTGAGCAGGGGAGTTCAGATTGTAGGCCATGGTTATTggatcaatatttaaaaaattactgaaagcaaaagaaaacatattgGTCATGAACAAGGACAATCCCGTCACTGCAGTGTCAAGCATGCACACAGAGCACAGGGGCACACTCTGACTTACTTTTCAAACTCACTGCGACTGCCCCAGCAGCTCTTCATATTCCCCAAGGCCTGGCCATTATGGAGAAATCCAGTTTTTAATGGGACTCGAATATCCTGAGCAGCAACTCCTGCTGTTGACATTGTGCCCGACTCTGGGATGCCTTCAAATTTGTGAAAGCCAGGTGTTTTTAAGTCAACCAGTAGCTTTCATTCCCTGGGGAAATCAAGAACAAATGGGAGAATAAACAACATAACTCAGAAGTAGGATAGTCTGTATTGTAGCCAAAGTAATTAGAGGTGGAGGGAGATGGAAAAACTTGGTTGTAGACTTTAGTTCTTATCATAAGGATACTTAAAATTTGGCCggcaaaaataatttttgtgtttGTAAATACTAACCCGACACTTGAaaggttctgtttttgtttttacagaatGAGAAAGAATCCATTGCCAGAAAAGCCAACCCTTGCTGCAGAGCTTACCAGCTGCTTAACAAATCCCAATTGCTTTCCACGGCGTGGCAGGACCAGGAAGGAAGCACAGTGGATCCTACCCGTTTCCCCCAAGCTAAAAAAGGAATttcaagctaggcatggtggtgcatggctgtaaccccagctctttcaaggctgaggcaggaggatggtaggTTCAAGGCCTActtggactacatagcaagtcctgCTTTACCCTCACTGATCCCCcaccctgaaaacaaaacaaaacaaaaaccaaacccaagtAATTTTAGAAAGTCCCGAGCTCCACAGGCTGAGCTGTCACTGGAACCCACTGGAAAGTCTCCAGCACTGGAACCCACCTCTCCACAGCCTAACTTTTATTTGGACTCTGTATTTCAGGGTTGTCACAGGAGACATATTCTCCAGTTATTACTTGCTCAAGAAAGATAGTCATATATGTGGATACGAATTTCTATTATCTTGTAAAAATCAAGTTCTTCAAGATTACTAGCTTCAGTGTCAGCTCTGGCTAGCTTCCACCCTTTCAAAGACAATCTTAAGGGACATTGTTTGTATTCTCCTTCGTGAGACACGCAATAATTCATGTCTTACTCCCTATAAGGCATGGATTACAAAAGCGCaaaatatgtgtttttttaaacTAGTAGCTCTTCAAT
Above is a window of Arvicanthis niloticus isolate mArvNil1 chromosome 5, mArvNil1.pat.X, whole genome shotgun sequence DNA encoding:
- the Errfi1 gene encoding ERBB receptor feedback inhibitor 1, which encodes MSTAGVAAQDIRVPLKTGFLHNGQALGNMKSCWGSRSEFENNFLNIDPITMAYNLNSPAQEHLTTIGYASRAAPGSSHFFAECGPSPKSSLPPLVISPSESSGQREEDQVMCGFKKLSVNGVCTSTPPLTPIKGCPAPFPCAALCDRGSRPLPPLPISEDLSVDEADCEVEFLTSSDTDFLLEDCGPSDFKYDVPGRRSFRGCGQINYAYFDSPTVSVADLSCASDQSRVVPDPNPPPPQSHRRLRRSHSGPAGSFNKPAIRISSCTHRASPSSDEDKPEIPPRVPIPPRPAKPDYRRWSAEVTSNTYSDEDRPPKVPPREPLSRSNSRTPSPKSLPSYLNGVMPPTQSFAPDPKYVSSKALQRQSSEGSGTKLPCILPIIENGKKVSSTHYYLLPERPPYLDKYEKYFREAEETNPNTQIQPLPAACGMASATEKLASRVKMDVGSHGKRKHLSYVVSP